A window of the Lactuca sativa cultivar Salinas chromosome 7, Lsat_Salinas_v11, whole genome shotgun sequence genome harbors these coding sequences:
- the LOC111895744 gene encoding organ-specific protein S2, whose protein sequence is MKLSFIAYANTSRDTYIRNMESHISFLALFFLVMITFTVYARPNPEEYQQDMHVRGGSLVSPDATKRSDCHQRKSSNEDLEPRPDILIYDNSVGLKSKKTFVEDFEPIPNLSVYENGSSVKGKVFDKEFEPRPNASVYVDGASIKGKRTFDEEFEPRPSVTAYQG, encoded by the exons ATGAAGTTATCATTCATTGCTTATGCCAACACCTCCAGAGACACTTATATTCGGAACATGGAGTCACATATTTCTTTCTTGGCTCTTTTTTTTCTCGTCATG ATCACGTTCACTGTCTATGCTAGGCCAAATCCTGAAGAATATCAGCAAGACATGCATGTTCGAGGAGGTTCTTTGGTGTCACCCGATGCCACAAAGAGAAGCGACTGCCACCAAAGAAAGTCCTCCAATGAGGACTTGGAACCAAGGCCTGATATCTTGATTTATGATAACAGTGTTGGTTTAAAAAGTAAGAAGACATTTGTTGAAGATTTTGAGCCAATACCAAACCTTTCGGTTTATGAAAACGGTTCAAGTGTAAAAGGTAAggtgtttgataaagagtttgaaCCGAGACCAAATGCATCGGTTTACGTTGACGGTGCAAGTATTAAAGGTAAAAGGACATTTGACGAAGAGTTTGAGCCGAGACCAAGTGTTACAGCATACCAAGGTTAA